The Streptomyces sp. NBC_00344 genome includes a window with the following:
- a CDS encoding 2-oxo-4-hydroxy-4-carboxy-5-ureidoimidazoline decarboxylase, protein MFEELTLSSEPHAGPPTRPPTLHHTARGPARLAPLGQAHGQQPPGRPSAGAHGLDRFNSAPPHLAEAALLGCCGSRRWAERVAAHRPYPDLAALFAAADEASYDLSPTELTRALAGETAAGLLHHRTPQTAHTALRAAHSAYQSRFGHAFVICLDDIRPAEHLDQVLAGIRSRLAHEPDEERTVAAGELRRLARGRIARLVADAGRADSPSVPV, encoded by the coding sequence GTGTTCGAGGAGCTCACGCTGTCCAGCGAACCCCACGCCGGCCCGCCGACGCGACCGCCGACACTTCACCACACGGCGCGCGGCCCGGCCCGCCTGGCCCCGCTGGGTCAGGCGCACGGCCAGCAGCCACCGGGCAGGCCCAGCGCCGGCGCGCACGGTCTGGACCGGTTCAACAGCGCCCCTCCCCATCTCGCCGAGGCCGCACTGCTCGGCTGCTGCGGAAGCCGGCGCTGGGCCGAACGCGTGGCCGCACACCGCCCCTACCCCGATCTGGCCGCTCTGTTCGCGGCGGCCGACGAGGCGAGTTACGACCTCTCCCCCACCGAGCTCACCCGGGCGCTGGCCGGCGAAACCGCGGCAGGACTGCTCCACCACCGCACCCCGCAGACCGCGCACACCGCGCTGCGCGCCGCCCATTCCGCGTACCAGAGCCGCTTCGGCCACGCCTTCGTGATCTGCCTCGACGACATCCGCCCCGCCGAACATCTCGACCAGGTGCTTGCCGGGATCCGCTCGCGGCTCGCACACGAACCTGACGAGGAACGCACGGTCGCCGCGGGCGAACTGCGCCGACTCGCCCGGGGACGAATCGCCCGTCTTGTGGCGGATGCGGGCCGTGCGGATAGTCCGTCCGTGCCTGTTTGA
- the sdhC gene encoding succinate dehydrogenase, cytochrome b556 subunit yields the protein MPAGTLYRGREGMWSWVAHRVTGVLIFFFLFVHVLDTALVRISPEDYDKVIATYKTPIVGVLEYGLVAAILFHALNGLRIIAVDFWSKGPRYQKQMLWSVVGIWVLLLIGAIYPVLGHAARELFGS from the coding sequence GTGCCGGCTGGAACGCTGTACCGCGGCCGGGAAGGCATGTGGTCCTGGGTGGCTCATCGAGTCACCGGTGTCCTCATTTTCTTCTTCCTGTTCGTACACGTCCTGGACACTGCTCTCGTCCGTATCTCCCCAGAGGACTACGACAAGGTCATCGCCACGTACAAGACACCGATCGTCGGTGTTCTGGAGTACGGCCTTGTCGCAGCCATCCTCTTCCACGCTCTGAACGGTTTGCGCATCATCGCCGTGGACTTCTGGTCCAAGGGCCCGCGCTACCAGAAGCAGATGCTGTGGTCAGTCGTGGGCATCTGGGTCCTGCTGTTGATCGGGGCGATCTACCCCGTGCTCGGGCACGCCGCACGTGAACTGTTCGGGAGCTGA
- a CDS encoding succinate dehydrogenase hydrophobic membrane anchor subunit: MSAETSAAVGPVEGVSLFDADNPAPLIEAPRARTKKTPKSTRGNFEMYAWLFMRLSGIVLVVLVLGHLLIQLVLDGGVTKIGFAFVAGRWASPFWQGWDLLMLWLAMLHGANGLRTVINDYAERVNTRLWLKGLLYTATVFTILLGTLVIFTFDPNIR; the protein is encoded by the coding sequence ATGTCTGCTGAGACCTCTGCCGCTGTCGGGCCCGTCGAGGGCGTTTCGCTCTTCGACGCCGACAACCCGGCCCCGCTCATCGAAGCCCCCCGCGCCCGCACCAAGAAGACGCCGAAGTCCACCCGCGGCAACTTCGAGATGTACGCGTGGCTCTTCATGCGCCTCTCCGGCATCGTGCTGGTCGTCCTCGTTCTCGGCCACCTGCTGATCCAGCTGGTGCTCGACGGCGGTGTGACCAAGATCGGCTTCGCCTTCGTGGCAGGCCGCTGGGCCTCGCCGTTCTGGCAGGGCTGGGACCTGCTGATGCTGTGGCTGGCGATGCTCCACGGCGCGAACGGCCTCCGCACCGTCATCAACGACTACGCGGAGCGCGTCAACACGCGCCTGTGGCTCAAGGGCCTGCTGTACACCGCCACGGTGTTCACCATCCTGCTGGGCACGCTGGTGATCTTCACCTTCGACCCGAACATCCGCTAG
- the sdhA gene encoding succinate dehydrogenase flavoprotein subunit, whose amino-acid sequence MKIHKYDTVIVGAGGAGMRAAIESTKRSRTAVLTKLYPTRSHTGAAQGGMAAALANVEEDNWEWHTFDTIKGGDYLVDQDAAEILAKEAIDAVLDLEKMGLPFNRTPAGEIDQRRFGGHSRNHGEAPVRRACYAADRTGHMILQTLYQNCVKEGVEFFNEFYVLDQLLVEVDGVKTSAGVVAYELATGEIHVFQSKSVIYASGGTGKFFKVTSNAHTLTGDGQAACYRRGLPLEDMEFFQFHPTGIWRMGILLTEGARGEGGILRNKDGERFMEKYAPVMKDLASRDVVSRSIYTEIREGRGCGPAGDHVYLDLTHLPPEQLDAKLPDITEFARTYLGIEPYTDPIPIQPTAHYAMGGIPTNVQGEVLSDNTTVVPGLYAAGEVACVSVHGANRLGTNSLLDINVFGRRSGIAAAEYSAKHDLVELPENPASQVEAQVERLRNSTGTERVSELRLELQECMDANVMVFRTEQTIKTAVEKIAELRERYLNVSIQDKGRRFNTDLLEAIELGNLLDLAEVMATSALARKESRGGHYREDFPNRDDVNFMRHTMAYREVGDDGSESIRLDYKPVVQTRYQPMERKY is encoded by the coding sequence ATGAAGATCCACAAGTACGACACCGTCATCGTCGGCGCCGGCGGCGCCGGCATGCGCGCGGCCATCGAGTCGACGAAGCGCAGCCGGACCGCAGTCCTGACGAAGCTGTACCCGACCCGCTCCCACACCGGCGCTGCCCAGGGCGGCATGGCCGCCGCCCTCGCCAACGTCGAGGAGGACAACTGGGAGTGGCACACCTTCGACACGATCAAGGGCGGCGACTACCTGGTCGACCAGGACGCCGCCGAGATCCTGGCGAAGGAGGCCATCGACGCGGTCCTCGACCTGGAGAAGATGGGCCTGCCGTTCAACCGGACGCCCGCCGGGGAGATCGACCAGCGCCGTTTCGGCGGCCACTCGCGCAACCACGGTGAGGCCCCGGTCCGCCGTGCGTGCTACGCCGCGGACCGCACCGGCCACATGATCCTCCAGACCCTCTACCAGAACTGCGTCAAGGAGGGTGTCGAGTTCTTCAACGAGTTCTACGTCCTCGACCAGCTCCTTGTGGAGGTCGACGGGGTCAAGACCTCCGCCGGTGTTGTCGCCTACGAGCTGGCTACCGGCGAGATCCACGTCTTCCAGTCGAAGTCCGTGATCTACGCGTCCGGCGGCACCGGCAAGTTCTTCAAGGTGACGTCCAACGCGCACACCCTGACCGGTGACGGCCAGGCCGCGTGCTACCGCCGGGGTCTGCCGCTGGAGGACATGGAGTTCTTCCAGTTCCACCCGACGGGCATCTGGCGCATGGGCATCCTGCTGACGGAGGGCGCCCGCGGTGAGGGCGGCATCCTCCGCAACAAGGACGGCGAGCGCTTCATGGAGAAGTACGCGCCGGTCATGAAGGACCTCGCGTCCCGTGACGTCGTCTCCCGCTCCATCTACACGGAGATCCGCGAGGGCCGCGGCTGCGGTCCCGCCGGAGACCACGTCTACCTCGACCTCACGCACCTCCCGCCGGAGCAGCTGGACGCCAAGCTCCCGGACATCACGGAGTTCGCGCGCACCTACCTGGGCATCGAGCCGTACACCGACCCGATCCCGATCCAGCCCACCGCGCACTACGCCATGGGCGGCATCCCGACGAACGTCCAGGGTGAGGTCCTCTCGGACAACACCACGGTCGTTCCCGGCCTGTACGCCGCCGGTGAGGTCGCCTGCGTCTCGGTGCACGGAGCCAACCGCCTGGGCACCAACTCGCTGCTCGACATCAACGTCTTCGGGCGCAGGTCGGGCATCGCGGCCGCCGAGTACTCCGCGAAGCACGACCTCGTCGAGCTTCCCGAGAACCCGGCGTCGCAGGTCGAGGCCCAGGTCGAGCGGCTGCGCAACTCCACGGGCACCGAGCGGGTCTCCGAGCTGCGTCTGGAGCTCCAGGAGTGCATGGACGCCAATGTGATGGTGTTCCGCACCGAGCAGACGATCAAGACCGCGGTCGAGAAGATCGCCGAGCTGCGCGAGCGCTATCTGAACGTGTCCATCCAGGACAAGGGCCGCCGGTTCAACACCGACCTCCTCGAGGCCATCGAGCTGGGCAACCTGCTCGACCTCGCCGAGGTCATGGCGACCTCCGCCCTCGCGCGCAAGGAATCCCGCGGCGGTCACTACCGCGAGGACTTCCCGAACCGCGACGACGTCAACTTCATGCGCCACACCATGGCGTACCGCGAGGTGGGCGACGACGGCTCCGAGTCGATCCGGCTCGACTACAAGCCGGTCGTCCAGACCCGCTACCAGCCGATGGAGCGTAAGTACTGA
- a CDS encoding succinate dehydrogenase iron-sulfur subunit, giving the protein MATPTMDKAESAGKAEAGFADSPFITAIFRIRRFNPEISDESQWQDFEVLIDPKERVLDALHKIKWEIDGTLTFRRSCAHGVCGSDAVRINGKNRLACKTLIKDINPDKPITIEAIKGLTVLKDLVVDMDPFFQAYRDVMPFLITSGNEPTRERLQSAEDRERFDDTTKCILCAACTSSCPVFWNDGQYFGPAAIVNAHRFIFDSRDEGGEQRLEILNDKDGVWRCRTTFNCTDACPRGIEVTKAIQEVKRALITRRF; this is encoded by the coding sequence ATGGCTACACCGACCATGGACAAGGCCGAGTCGGCCGGCAAGGCGGAAGCAGGCTTCGCCGACTCCCCCTTCATCACGGCCATTTTCCGGATCCGCCGCTTCAACCCGGAGATCTCGGACGAGTCGCAGTGGCAGGACTTCGAGGTCCTGATCGATCCCAAGGAGCGTGTCCTCGACGCTCTGCACAAGATCAAGTGGGAGATCGACGGCACCCTGACCTTCCGGCGCTCGTGCGCGCACGGGGTCTGCGGCTCCGACGCGGTGCGGATCAACGGCAAGAACAGGCTCGCCTGCAAGACGCTGATCAAGGACATCAACCCGGACAAGCCGATCACCATCGAGGCCATCAAGGGCCTCACGGTCCTCAAGGACCTGGTGGTCGACATGGACCCGTTCTTCCAGGCGTACCGCGACGTGATGCCGTTCCTGATCACCAGCGGCAACGAGCCGACGCGGGAGCGTCTGCAGTCCGCCGAGGACCGTGAGCGTTTCGACGACACGACGAAGTGCATCCTCTGTGCGGCCTGCACCTCCTCCTGCCCGGTCTTCTGGAACGACGGCCAGTACTTCGGCCCGGCCGCGATCGTCAACGCGCACCGATTCATCTTCGACTCGCGTGACGAGGGCGGCGAGCAGCGTCTCGAGATCCTCAACGACAAGGACGGCGTGTGGCGTTGCCGCACCACGTTCAACTGCACGGACGCCTGCCCGCGAGGCATCGAGGTCACCAAGGCGATCCAGGAAGTGAAGCGCGCACTCATCACCCGCCGCTTCTGA
- a CDS encoding Lrp/AsnC family transcriptional regulator: MDDTDREIVALLQQDATRAYAALGKAVGLSAGAVHERVRKLRERGIIRRTTIEVDPAAVGRGVLAFVMIESSVWMGDSAEAFAAIPELQEAHVIAGSASVLVKVRTPTTEQLQDVLRRLYAIPGVSGTQATVSLETFFERAVSPLGT, encoded by the coding sequence ATGGATGACACCGACCGGGAAATCGTCGCGCTGCTCCAGCAGGACGCCACCCGGGCCTACGCGGCGCTCGGCAAGGCCGTCGGCCTCTCCGCGGGCGCGGTCCATGAGCGGGTACGCAAACTGCGCGAGCGCGGCATCATCAGGCGCACCACGATCGAGGTGGACCCGGCTGCCGTCGGGCGCGGTGTGCTGGCGTTCGTCATGATCGAGTCGTCGGTGTGGATGGGTGATTCGGCGGAGGCGTTCGCCGCGATCCCCGAACTCCAGGAGGCGCATGTGATCGCGGGCAGCGCGTCCGTCCTGGTCAAGGTGCGCACCCCGACCACCGAACAACTCCAGGACGTCCTCAGGCGGTTGTACGCGATCCCGGGGGTCAGCGGGACCCAGGCCACGGTCTCGCTCGAGACCTTCTTCGAGCGGGCCGTATCGCCGCTCGGTACCTGA
- a CDS encoding MarR family winged helix-turn-helix transcriptional regulator: MEHRDKTDRHVAQWAPVLPDLDPDIEGAVTRMQKLTLHLRRVREQSLVEFELDRPEFETLHKLAGRDGTATPSELAADLDLAPASVTGRLDVLERRGYVRRTQSSTDRRRVDVELTPAGREMWLGAMDVLGNEESRLLGILDSGERRHLSDLLRRIMLVAEGDDRA, translated from the coding sequence ATGGAGCACCGCGACAAAACCGACCGGCACGTGGCGCAATGGGCGCCCGTGCTCCCCGACCTCGACCCCGACATCGAGGGGGCGGTCACGCGGATGCAGAAGCTGACCCTGCATCTGCGCCGGGTGCGCGAGCAGTCGCTGGTCGAGTTCGAACTCGACCGGCCCGAGTTCGAGACCCTGCACAAACTGGCGGGCCGCGACGGCACGGCCACACCCTCCGAACTCGCCGCGGACCTGGACCTGGCTCCGGCATCGGTCACCGGTCGCCTCGATGTCCTGGAGCGACGAGGCTATGTGCGCCGCACTCAGTCCAGCACGGACCGTCGCCGTGTCGATGTCGAACTGACCCCGGCAGGACGGGAGATGTGGCTGGGCGCGATGGACGTGCTCGGCAACGAGGAGTCCCGGCTGCTCGGCATCCTCGACAGCGGCGAGCGGCGGCACCTCTCCGACCTGCTCCGGCGCATCATGCTGGTCGCCGAGGGCGACGACCGGGCGTAA
- a CDS encoding MFS transporter: MHSHPLRRRAFRLLFTGRTLSMAGDAVIPVALALAIQQATDSAAALAVVLACAMIPKLLLLPMGGVVGDRFNARTVALTTDLVRCATQLFVGAELLSGQPHLAHLAVAEAIGGAAGAFAIPTSSPLVVGTVDGGDLLRANSLMGVAGSATRLGGPALGGLLVATAGPGWAFVLDGATFAASAALLAVITVARVPVPRSSVLSDLKEGWAEVRSRDWYWTSLIGHSTWNGAAAVLMTLGPGIAVHELGGKWVWVWTLQSGTVGLLLGSLLASRARPRRPVLVANMGLALYAVPLGLMALHAHVALIIAAYGLALAGLGFLSPVWETAVQSAVPAHALARVDSYDWLLSLAAMPIGYAVAPMAASAWGPGTPLAFAAGAVALTCLGTAAVPGVRRFTGSTGRTGPPTRAEASAPRAAPAP, translated from the coding sequence ATGCACTCACATCCCTTGCGCAGACGGGCGTTCAGGCTGCTCTTCACCGGACGCACCCTGTCCATGGCGGGTGACGCGGTCATCCCCGTCGCCCTCGCGCTCGCCATCCAGCAGGCCACCGATTCGGCCGCCGCCCTTGCCGTGGTGCTTGCCTGCGCGATGATCCCCAAGCTGCTTCTGCTGCCGATGGGCGGCGTGGTCGGCGACCGCTTCAACGCCCGCACGGTCGCTCTCACCACTGATCTCGTACGCTGCGCCACCCAGCTCTTCGTCGGTGCCGAACTGCTGAGCGGTCAGCCGCATCTCGCCCATCTGGCCGTCGCCGAGGCCATCGGCGGGGCGGCAGGCGCCTTCGCCATCCCCACGTCGTCGCCGCTGGTCGTCGGCACCGTCGACGGTGGCGACCTGCTCCGGGCCAACTCCCTGATGGGTGTGGCCGGCAGCGCCACCCGGCTCGGCGGGCCCGCGCTCGGCGGGCTTCTCGTCGCCACCGCCGGCCCAGGCTGGGCTTTCGTCCTGGACGGCGCCACCTTCGCCGCGAGTGCCGCACTGCTCGCCGTGATCACGGTCGCCCGGGTTCCGGTCCCCCGGAGTTCGGTCCTGTCCGACCTCAAGGAGGGGTGGGCGGAGGTCCGTTCCCGCGACTGGTACTGGACCAGCCTCATCGGTCACTCCACCTGGAACGGCGCGGCGGCGGTGCTGATGACCCTCGGCCCGGGGATCGCCGTCCATGAACTCGGCGGGAAGTGGGTGTGGGTCTGGACCCTGCAGTCCGGCACGGTCGGGCTCCTTCTGGGCTCCCTGCTGGCGAGCAGGGCCCGGCCCCGGCGGCCGGTGCTGGTGGCGAACATGGGCCTCGCGCTGTACGCGGTGCCGCTCGGCCTGATGGCCCTGCACGCACATGTCGCGCTGATCATCGCGGCGTACGGGCTCGCACTGGCCGGGCTCGGCTTCCTGAGCCCTGTCTGGGAGACCGCGGTGCAGTCGGCGGTACCGGCGCATGCACTGGCCCGGGTGGACTCCTACGACTGGCTGCTCTCCCTGGCGGCGATGCCGATCGGATACGCCGTGGCCCCGATGGCCGCCTCCGCCTGGGGCCCCGGGACGCCGCTCGCCTTCGCCGCCGGGGCCGTCGCCCTGACCTGCCTGGGAACCGCCGCCGTCCCGGGCGTACGGCGGTTCACCGGCAGCACGGGAAGGACCGGCCCGCCCACCCGGGCCGAGGCCTCCGCCCCCAGGGCGGCTCCGGCGCCCTGA
- a CDS encoding thiol-disulfide oxidoreductase DCC family protein: MSGIPVRGLTVLYDAQCPLCVHLRHWLLRQRQLVRLELIPAASAEAMRRFPGLDHRGTLEEMTVIGDRGQIYRGPAAWIVCLWALAEHRAKAHWLATPAGAPFIRVAMLSAAKYRDVTAPPCGDRCEIPG; encoded by the coding sequence ATGAGCGGGATTCCGGTGCGGGGGCTGACCGTGCTCTACGACGCGCAGTGTCCGCTCTGCGTCCATCTGCGGCACTGGCTTCTGCGGCAGCGCCAACTCGTCCGACTGGAACTGATTCCCGCCGCTTCCGCCGAGGCGATGCGGCGGTTCCCCGGCCTCGACCACCGGGGCACCCTGGAGGAGATGACCGTCATCGGCGACCGGGGCCAGATCTACCGTGGCCCGGCTGCCTGGATCGTGTGCCTCTGGGCGCTTGCGGAGCACCGGGCCAAGGCCCACTGGCTCGCCACCCCGGCCGGGGCGCCCTTCATCCGGGTCGCGATGCTCTCGGCGGCGAAGTACCGGGACGTCACCGCACCGCCCTGCGGTGATCGGTGCGAGATCCCCGGTTAG
- a CDS encoding TetR/AcrR family transcriptional regulator, giving the protein MTAAKSEQTRTLILETALRLFQERGYDKTTMRAIAQEAGVSVGNAYYYFAGKEHLVQGFYDRIGAEHQAAVREVLDNETDLETRLTGVLTAWLEIAAPYHEFAAQFFKNAADPESPLSPFSAESQPAREAAISIHREVLAGAKAKVPADLEDVLPELMWLSQMGLVLYWVFDRSPGRERTRRLAGRGARLTTRGIALARFRVLRPLVHEVHELFTDFLPGMAETAAARKRS; this is encoded by the coding sequence GTGACAGCAGCCAAGAGCGAGCAGACCCGGACGCTCATCCTCGAAACCGCGCTCCGGCTGTTCCAGGAGCGCGGTTACGACAAGACGACCATGCGGGCCATCGCCCAGGAGGCAGGCGTCTCCGTCGGGAACGCGTACTACTACTTCGCCGGCAAGGAACATTTGGTCCAGGGCTTCTACGACCGGATCGGCGCCGAACACCAGGCGGCGGTACGCGAGGTGCTCGACAACGAGACGGATCTCGAGACCCGGCTCACCGGGGTCCTGACGGCCTGGCTGGAGATCGCCGCTCCGTACCACGAGTTCGCGGCGCAGTTCTTCAAGAACGCCGCGGATCCCGAGAGCCCGCTCAGCCCCTTCTCCGCCGAGTCACAGCCCGCCCGTGAGGCGGCCATCTCCATCCACCGGGAAGTGCTCGCGGGCGCCAAGGCGAAAGTCCCCGCTGACCTGGAGGACGTACTCCCCGAGTTGATGTGGCTGTCCCAGATGGGCCTGGTCCTCTACTGGGTCTTCGACCGCTCCCCCGGGCGCGAGCGGACACGGCGGCTCGCGGGACGAGGAGCACGGCTCACCACCCGCGGTATCGCGCTGGCACGGTTCCGGGTGCTGCGGCCGCTGGTGCACGAGGTGCACGAGCTCTTCACCGACTTCCTGCCGGGGATGGCGGAGACGGCAGCGGCCCGCAAACGGTCCTGA
- a CDS encoding ABC transporter substrate-binding protein yields the protein MRSIRMRILAICVVLACAGIGAWQLLPDDGGKKAPIIIGTTDVVSSLDPAEAYDAGSWALYSSLYQSLMTFDIGSAQPVPDAAQNCEFTDDALRTFTCTMRDDLTFSNGHPVTAVDVAFSFNRVLHMKDGNGPAPLFPTLKNVDASGDKVTFHLKTRDATFASKIATGGGAIVDHSEYPEGKERAGDSVVGSGPYVLKSYKDGVSALLEPNPEYRGAIKKTGVPIEIHYFKQPDQLDAAWKSKKVDVAHRDMPPAVLARLSPSDPNAHITEATGSEIRNLVFNVRKGSAMSDTKVRRAAAALVDRAQLAEKVYSGTVEPLYSLIPQGFTGHSTAFFDAYPKTDVSEAGQLLQSAGVRTPVSFSLAYSRTSVTDAEAALLRQQLEKGGLFKVKLIGMTDWEKFQDGYKAGKFDAYTVGWIADYPDADNYTQTLVGTGNSLYNGYSSKPIDKLISQTQQYTDRARTADDFKAMQDDVARDVPVIPLWQRKDYVLSSNDISGAQYLSDGTGVWRIWDLGWL from the coding sequence ATGCGTTCGATCCGCATGCGGATTCTGGCAATTTGCGTCGTTCTGGCGTGTGCCGGCATCGGCGCCTGGCAGTTGTTGCCCGACGACGGCGGGAAGAAGGCGCCGATCATCATCGGGACCACCGATGTCGTCTCCTCGCTGGATCCGGCAGAGGCGTACGACGCGGGCTCCTGGGCTCTCTACAGCAGCCTTTACCAGTCATTGATGACTTTCGACATCGGTTCGGCGCAGCCCGTTCCCGATGCTGCCCAGAACTGCGAATTCACGGACGACGCGCTGCGAACGTTCACCTGCACCATGCGTGACGACCTGACCTTTTCCAACGGTCACCCGGTCACCGCGGTGGATGTCGCGTTCTCGTTCAACCGCGTGCTGCACATGAAGGACGGAAACGGCCCCGCGCCGCTCTTTCCCACGCTCAAGAACGTCGACGCATCGGGTGACAAGGTCACCTTCCATCTGAAGACCCGGGACGCGACCTTCGCTTCGAAGATCGCCACCGGCGGTGGTGCAATCGTCGACCACTCCGAGTACCCGGAGGGCAAGGAGCGCGCCGGCGACTCGGTGGTCGGTTCCGGGCCATACGTGCTCAAGTCCTACAAGGACGGTGTGAGCGCGCTGCTGGAGCCCAACCCGGAATACCGGGGCGCCATCAAGAAGACCGGCGTACCGATCGAGATCCACTACTTCAAGCAGCCGGACCAGCTCGACGCCGCGTGGAAGAGCAAGAAGGTCGATGTCGCGCACCGGGACATGCCGCCGGCGGTGCTGGCCCGGCTGTCACCCAGCGACCCGAACGCACACATCACCGAGGCCACCGGCAGCGAGATCCGCAACCTGGTCTTCAACGTGCGCAAGGGGTCCGCGATGTCGGACACCAAGGTGCGGCGGGCCGCGGCGGCCCTCGTCGACCGTGCGCAGTTGGCCGAGAAGGTCTACAGCGGCACCGTGGAGCCGCTGTACTCGCTGATCCCGCAGGGCTTCACCGGCCACAGCACCGCCTTCTTCGACGCCTATCCGAAGACCGACGTCTCCGAGGCCGGCCAGTTGCTGCAGAGCGCAGGGGTGCGGACTCCGGTGAGCTTCAGCCTGGCGTACTCAAGGACGAGTGTCACCGACGCCGAAGCCGCCCTGCTGAGGCAGCAGTTGGAGAAGGGCGGGCTCTTCAAGGTCAAGCTCATCGGTATGACCGACTGGGAGAAGTTCCAGGACGGGTACAAGGCCGGCAAGTTCGACGCGTACACCGTCGGGTGGATCGCCGACTACCCGGACGCGGACAACTACACCCAGACACTCGTCGGCACCGGCAACAGCCTCTACAACGGCTACAGCAGCAAGCCGATCGACAAGCTGATCAGCCAGACCCAGCAGTACACCGACCGTGCCCGCACCGCCGACGACTTCAAGGCGATGCAGGACGACGTCGCCAGGGACGTGCCGGTGATTCCGCTCTGGCAGCGCAAGGACTACGTGCTGTCCAGCAACGACATCTCGGGTGCCCAGTACCTGTCGGACGGCACGGGTGTGTGGCGCATCTGGGATCTGGGCTGGCTGTAG
- a CDS encoding metallophosphoesterase, producing the protein MIIVYVLGAMAVLALLAWVHRYLWRRLVRDTTAPGGVGRRVGTAALVALPLLSVAALVSRAGVPFRVEQVVAWPGFLWLAVLLYLTPLLLLGEAFRAWALRGSAPAGVPATDEPDTAAGDNGPGRPDPAAGPGREAPPGHGPPVRPETAPSRDTAALSRRRFVSRTVAGSAAAVALGTVGWGTYGVLRGPRVKHVTVPLAKLPRSAHGFRIAVVSDIHLGPILGRPFAQRVVDTVNATQPDLIAVVGDLVDGSVAELGHAAEPLAQLSARHGSFFVTGNHEYYSGADAWVAEVRELGLHPLENDRVEIAGFDLAGVNDVQGESQGEGPDFGKALGDRDRSRAAVLLAHQPIVIHDAVRHGVDLQLSGHTHGGQLFPGNYIAELANPTVAGLERYGDTQLYVSRGAGAWGPPVRVGAPSDITVVELASKQA; encoded by the coding sequence ATGATCATCGTCTATGTGCTCGGCGCGATGGCAGTGCTGGCCCTGCTCGCCTGGGTGCACCGGTACCTCTGGCGCCGCCTCGTCCGCGACACCACGGCTCCGGGAGGCGTGGGCAGACGGGTGGGGACGGCGGCGCTGGTCGCACTTCCACTGCTGTCCGTCGCCGCACTGGTGAGCCGGGCCGGGGTGCCGTTCAGGGTGGAGCAAGTGGTCGCCTGGCCGGGGTTCCTGTGGCTGGCGGTGCTGTTGTATCTGACGCCCCTGCTGCTGCTCGGCGAAGCCTTCCGCGCCTGGGCCCTCCGGGGCTCGGCCCCGGCCGGCGTACCGGCGACGGACGAGCCGGACACCGCCGCCGGTGACAACGGGCCGGGACGGCCGGACCCGGCGGCCGGACCCGGCCGGGAGGCTCCGCCGGGCCACGGCCCCCCGGTGCGACCGGAGACGGCGCCCTCGCGGGACACGGCCGCGCTGTCCCGGCGCCGCTTCGTCTCCCGTACCGTGGCCGGCTCCGCCGCGGCGGTCGCGCTCGGCACCGTGGGCTGGGGCACCTACGGCGTCCTCCGGGGGCCGCGCGTCAAACACGTCACCGTGCCGCTGGCCAAACTCCCGCGCTCCGCCCATGGCTTCCGGATCGCCGTGGTCAGCGACATCCACCTGGGCCCGATCCTCGGCCGGCCGTTCGCCCAGCGGGTGGTGGACACGGTCAACGCGACCCAGCCCGATCTGATCGCCGTCGTGGGCGACCTGGTCGACGGCAGTGTGGCCGAGCTCGGCCATGCCGCGGAGCCGCTGGCCCAGCTCAGCGCGAGGCACGGCTCGTTCTTCGTCACCGGCAATCACGAGTACTACTCCGGGGCCGACGCCTGGGTGGCCGAGGTCCGCGAACTGGGGCTGCACCCCCTGGAGAACGACCGGGTGGAGATCGCCGGCTTCGACCTCGCCGGGGTCAACGACGTACAGGGTGAGAGCCAGGGTGAGGGGCCCGACTTCGGCAAGGCGCTCGGTGACCGTGACCGCTCACGGGCCGCCGTACTTCTCGCGCACCAGCCGATCGTGATCCACGACGCCGTCCGGCACGGCGTGGACCTCCAGCTCTCCGGCCACACCCACGGGGGGCAGCTCTTCCCCGGCAACTACATCGCCGAACTGGCCAATCCGACCGTGGCGGGGCTTGAACGCTACGGCGACACCCAGCTGTACGTCTCACGCGGCGCGGGAGCCTGGGGCCCACCGGTCCGGGTCGGGGCGCCCTCCGACATCACCGTGGTCGAGCTGGCGTCGAAACAGGCCTAG
- a CDS encoding SCO4848 family membrane protein produces MKLSRPVSWFLLAFGVWSWFIWITFAKNLWKDGSGLAFDDAGHPTAYFWVHLLLAITSFLLGTAVGVIGFRGVRALSPRRGA; encoded by the coding sequence ATGAAGCTCAGCCGACCCGTCTCCTGGTTCCTGCTCGCGTTCGGGGTGTGGAGCTGGTTCATCTGGATCACTTTCGCCAAAAACCTCTGGAAGGACGGCAGCGGGCTCGCCTTCGACGACGCGGGTCACCCGACTGCCTATTTCTGGGTGCATCTGCTGCTCGCCATCACGTCCTTTCTTCTGGGGACGGCGGTCGGCGTGATCGGGTTCCGCGGAGTGCGTGCCCTTTCGCCTCGGCGCGGCGCGTAA